The Pedobacter ginsengisoli region TAGTTTCTTCTGATTTTATCGGCGATGCTCATGCATCTATTTTTGACGCAAAAGCTGGTATTTCATTGAATGACAACTTCGTTAAAGTGGTTTCTTGGTATGATAACGAATGGGGCTATTCTAATGCATTAGCTAAATTCGTAGAGTACTACGGAAACTTAAAGTAAAACCCGTTCATACAGGTTTATATTTGGTTAGATAAGGGATGTGCGTGGATGCGACATCCCTTTCTTTGTTTCAATCCATCGATCAAGCTGTAGTTCAATACATTAGATATACTTCAAGCATGAAATGATTAATAATCCTGTTAATTATAATTCCTACTCTAATAGCTAAAAGTATGCTTTTAAAACATATAAGGTGGATTGGCAACCACTACTTCACTTTAAAGTTGAAAACAATTACACCAATTTGAATATCAGGGGCAGTTTCTGATGAGACTAAATGAGCACGCATTAAAGCCTCTTCACATTTCCGCCATAATTCCTTATCGTTTAACGTAGTCCCTTTAACACCTGCCGTAGCATCGATCACGTTACCGCTTTTTTCTATTTTAATCCGAACAGCTATTTTTCCTGTTTTTTGCTCATCATCTTCTGGTACAATTAAATCGGTAAACTTTCTAAATCCAACTGGTGTTTCAATTCTGCTATCATCTTTTTTAGTTGGAATTTTTATGGGTATTGAAGGGTCCTTTGGGTAAACAATAACCTTATTTATATTCTTACCTACAATCACCGTGATGAGAATATTACTTTCAATGTTTTCATAACGAAAGATGCTTGTATATGTGCCATTTTTGGGTTTGATTAGTTGAAAGTTTAAACTAATTAATTCGCCAAGAATTGAGTTGTACATTCCAATGTACTCATTCCAGCTGACTACAACTACCTTGTCAAGTTCATAACCAACTGAATATGTAAATTCACCTTTACCATAATCATAAATGTTTTTATAGCTATTAGTTTTACTAAAGTCTTTATTTTTTAAATATTCTGTAATATGTTGCTTAGAAGTGCCAAGTAATGCTATACCCTCACCTAGAGTTTGAATTCTATCTTGGGCGTAAGAAACTGATATATTTACGAATAGAACAAATAATATTAACAGCGTTTTCATTTAATTTCTACATGGAGGGTCAAAAACTGATGATTCACTTGAAAAACATCCCTTTAGGATAAAAATATCTATAAGATAAAAATAGATTTTGCAGGATTACCTGAATTTTTCTTATTAACAATATTAGTAAAGATTGTAAAAACAATTGAAAATACAATTACAACTATTGCGGTTGGCTTTGCTGTATCAGTAAAATCTGTTATCGTAAGTAGAATTTTGAGAAGCATAAAGTAAACTTAATCATTTTCCTCCTCAACAGAATACATATTTAAATAGAATAGATAATCACTTAGATTATTGACGTATAATACCTCATTATCTAACAAATAGAACATCAATTTAGCACCTTATTATTTCAGATTAAATTCATAATCCTCCACTAATCGAGTTGATTGAAGGTATATCTCTGTGGTACCTATACTGCTATGGTTTGCTCTTTCCTTTATAAGATAATGGTCTACCCCATTGTTGAATTGATGCCTAATGGAAGTATGCTTTTGCTCATATAACGTTCTTCCTGCAAATTGTGGATAAGCCTTCCTAAACCTCCTCATCAATGTTCCAAGCTCCTTAAAAGAATGTGGTTTACCAGATTTAAATACATTGTGCCCACCGAATAGCCACAAACCTCCTTCAATAGTTATCCCCCTTGAGATGGTATTCTCTCTTATAATTGATATAAGCTCTACTGCTTTAGAGGAAAGAACTACAGTTCTTACTGTATCGTTTTTCTTATTAGTTACTTGTAATAATCCCTTTTCTAAATCGATGTTCTTCACTTGCAACAACTAGCTAGATTCAAACTAAGGAGTAGCATGTGTTAATAATTCTGCTACTTGTATTACAATGTAGGAATTAAAATCCTGTATAACAGAAACTTTCCCTTTCTTTGGTCAGTTGTTAATTAGAAATCTAGCTTTTATTCTCCC contains the following coding sequences:
- a CDS encoding tyrosine-type recombinase/integrase, which produces MKNIDLEKGLLQVTNKKNDTVRTVVLSSKAVELISIIRENTISRGITIEGGLWLFGGHNVFKSGKPHSFKELGTLMRRFRKAYPQFAGRTLYEQKHTSIRHQFNNGVDHYLIKERANHSSIGTTEIYLQSTRLVEDYEFNLK